A region of Mugil cephalus isolate CIBA_MC_2020 chromosome 3, CIBA_Mcephalus_1.1, whole genome shotgun sequence DNA encodes the following proteins:
- the LOC125005398 gene encoding keratinocyte-associated protein 3, which yields MCTFDKDKGPRRLMKKGLTLILVGHINFILGAIVHGNVLRHISKPNQHITPEYTVANIISVTSGLLSIASGIIAILVSRNLHVLKLQIGLLIASFLNALLSAACCTGLLLAISITVAQDGEGLMYGCNTTQPINARSPVSAQCPFDTTRIYETTLALLIPSAVMAAVEAGLSGWCFHVGLALRGLAPCGNSYIKEQLEGKAECSPHSRRLIGKRSNPEA from the exons ACAAGGACAAAGGACCAAGGAGGCTGATGAAAAAGGGGTTAACTCTCATCCTGGTCGGCCATATTAACTTCATCCTTGGAGCTATTGTCCATGGCAACGTCCTCCGCCACATTTCCAAACCCAACCAGCATATTACTCCTGAATATACTGTAGCCAACATAATTTCTGTCACCTCTGGCCTACTG AGCATTGCCAGTGGAATTATTGCCATCTTGGTATCAAGGAACCTTCACGTGCTTAAACTG CAAATAGGACTTCTGATTGCATCATTCCTGAACGCCCTGCTCTCGGCAGCTTGCTGCACTGGGCTTCTCTTGGCCATCAGTATCACTGTGGCCCAGGACGGGGAGGGTTTGATGTATGGATGCAACACCACACAGCCCATCAACGCTCGGTCGCCTGTCAGTGCCCAGTGTCCGTTTGATACCACACGAATCTAT GAAACCACCCTGGCACTGTTGATCCCTTCTGCGGTGATGGCAGCTGTTGAGGCTGGACTGTCAGGCTGGTGCTTCCATGTTGGACTGGCTCTCAGGGGGCTGGCACCCTGTGGGAACAGTTACATCAAAGAGcag TTGGAGGGAAAGGCTGAGTGCTCCCCCCACAGCCGACGCCTGATTGGAAAGCGCTCGAATCCTGAAGCATAA